One Streptomyces sp. NBC_00223 genomic window carries:
- a CDS encoding MMPL family transporter — protein MAGRLGDVQRDGVVDYLPANADSTQVAKVQQRLPGGESTDLVIVYHRDGGLSPADRGTAGKQIAEIADTFPISGDKAPQGTESADGATLMFPVSSTRPGQDSDARTRFVDGVREVAAGGHGLSVRVGGPGALDTDSAEVYGTLGGPLLYTTVLVVALLLILIYRSPTLWLVPLLAAGAADVLSMAVTYGLNRTFGVTVSGQSSGVMTILVFGVGTDYALLLVARYREELRRTEHPYDAMRTALRRCGPAVLASAGTVAAGMICLLAADLNSSRGMGPAAAVGVLCALVAMTTLLPAVLVLLGRRVFWPLVPVHGGEQRPRRSVFAAMGATASRKPVAVLVCGLVALGALSLGVLHLPGGLKQQDGFTSRPESIAAMETLAKAFPERSSRPITVVAPTGRAAAAEAAARAIDGVVRVDTGRGGHGWTEFSVTTSSVPETAAETATIKALRAELRGSYVGGPSAQQIDLRNADRRDREIVIPVVLAAVLLILVLLLRSLLAPLLLAAAVAAVWGAALGIGGLVFGPLFGFAGTDPGLPLLSFVFLVALGVDYGIFLMHRIREEALAGADPTAATLSALRSTGGVITSAGVVLAATFSVLMNMPLVSLSELGFVIAVGVLLDTFLVRTYLVTSASVLLGRRVWWPGGLSRTAAPS, from the coding sequence ATGGCCGGCCGGCTCGGTGACGTGCAGCGCGACGGCGTCGTCGACTACCTGCCCGCGAACGCCGACTCGACCCAGGTCGCCAAGGTCCAGCAGCGGCTGCCCGGCGGCGAGTCGACCGACCTGGTGATCGTCTACCACCGCGACGGCGGTCTGAGCCCGGCCGACCGCGGCACCGCGGGGAAGCAGATCGCCGAGATCGCGGACACCTTCCCGATCTCCGGCGACAAGGCGCCGCAAGGCACCGAGTCGGCGGACGGCGCCACGCTGATGTTCCCGGTCTCCAGCACCCGGCCGGGTCAGGACTCCGACGCCAGGACGCGCTTCGTGGACGGCGTGCGCGAGGTCGCGGCCGGCGGGCACGGGTTGAGCGTACGGGTGGGCGGCCCGGGGGCGCTCGACACGGACAGCGCCGAGGTCTACGGCACGCTCGGCGGCCCGCTGCTCTACACCACCGTGCTGGTCGTCGCCCTCCTGCTGATCCTCATCTACCGCAGCCCCACCCTCTGGCTCGTGCCGCTGCTCGCCGCGGGCGCGGCCGACGTGCTGTCGATGGCCGTCACCTACGGTCTGAACCGGACCTTCGGCGTCACGGTCAGCGGCCAGAGCTCCGGGGTGATGACGATCCTCGTCTTCGGCGTGGGCACGGACTACGCGCTGCTGCTGGTCGCGCGCTACCGGGAGGAGCTGCGCCGGACCGAGCACCCGTACGACGCGATGCGGACGGCCCTGCGCAGGTGCGGGCCCGCCGTGCTCGCCTCGGCGGGCACGGTGGCGGCCGGCATGATCTGCCTGCTGGCGGCCGACCTCAACAGCAGCCGCGGCATGGGCCCGGCCGCCGCGGTGGGGGTGCTGTGCGCGCTCGTCGCCATGACGACGCTGCTGCCCGCGGTGCTGGTGCTGCTGGGCCGGCGGGTGTTCTGGCCGCTGGTGCCCGTCCACGGCGGCGAACAGCGGCCGCGGCGCAGTGTTTTCGCGGCCATGGGCGCGACCGCGAGCCGCAAGCCGGTCGCGGTGCTCGTCTGCGGCCTGGTGGCGCTGGGCGCGCTGTCGCTGGGGGTCCTGCACCTGCCCGGCGGGCTGAAGCAGCAGGACGGTTTCACCAGCAGGCCGGAGTCGATCGCGGCGATGGAGACCCTGGCGAAGGCGTTCCCGGAGCGGAGCAGCCGGCCGATCACGGTGGTCGCCCCGACCGGCCGTGCGGCGGCGGCCGAGGCCGCGGCCCGCGCCATCGACGGTGTGGTCCGGGTCGACACCGGCCGCGGCGGGCACGGCTGGACCGAGTTCTCGGTCACGACCAGCAGCGTGCCGGAGACGGCCGCGGAGACCGCCACCATCAAGGCGCTGCGGGCCGAGCTGCGCGGCTCGTACGTGGGCGGCCCCAGCGCCCAGCAGATCGATCTGCGGAACGCCGACCGGCGGGACCGCGAGATCGTGATCCCGGTGGTCCTGGCGGCGGTCCTGCTGATCCTCGTCCTGCTGCTGCGCTCGCTGCTCGCCCCGCTGCTCCTGGCCGCCGCCGTGGCGGCGGTGTGGGGCGCGGCGCTCGGCATCGGCGGCCTGGTCTTCGGACCGCTCTTCGGCTTCGCGGGCACCGATCCGGGGCTGCCGCTGCTCTCCTTCGTGTTCCTGGTGGCGCTCGGCGTCGACTACGGCATCTTCCTGATGCACCGGATACGCGAGGAGGCGCTGGCGGGGGCGGACCCGACGGCCGCGACGCTGAGCGCCCTGCGCTCCACGGGCGGGGTGATCACCTCGGCCGGGGTCGTGCTGGCGGCGACCTTCTCGGTACTGATGAACATGCCGCTGGTGTCGCTGTCGGAGCTGGGCTTCGTGATCGCGGTCGGGGTGCTGCTCGACACCTTCCTGGTCCGTACGTATCTGGTCACGTCCGCGTCGGTGCTGCTCGGCC
- a CDS encoding VOC family protein: MTDAPSRRPPGTPCWASLMAHRADRAREFYGALFGWKFRPGPRELGPYVLAELNGQRIAGIGEGAASPYRPVAWTTMLAADDVDQAAETVRECGGTVGIGPLNAGEEGRMALAVDPVGAVFGIWQGERMAGADLTGVPGTVLWSKLVTQECVRVATFYQDVFGFGIEPSPGGEPYRRVLTVHGRPMAGVQHVGHQVVRDRGAHWVTYFAVSDTDAAARRVTALGGKVLEEPHDSRHGRLARVADPEGGTFSLLARPA, translated from the coding sequence ATGACCGACGCACCGAGCCGCCGCCCGCCCGGGACCCCCTGCTGGGCGAGCCTGATGGCGCACCGGGCGGACCGGGCGCGGGAGTTCTACGGCGCCCTGTTCGGCTGGAAGTTCAGGCCCGGCCCGCGCGAGCTGGGCCCGTACGTGCTCGCCGAGCTGAACGGGCAGCGGATCGCGGGCATCGGCGAGGGCGCGGCCTCGCCGTACCGGCCGGTGGCGTGGACCACGATGCTCGCGGCGGACGACGTGGACCAGGCCGCGGAGACGGTCAGGGAGTGCGGCGGCACGGTCGGCATCGGGCCGCTCAACGCGGGCGAGGAGGGCCGGATGGCGCTGGCCGTGGACCCCGTCGGCGCGGTCTTCGGCATCTGGCAGGGCGAGCGGATGGCGGGCGCGGACCTGACCGGTGTGCCGGGGACCGTCCTCTGGAGCAAGCTGGTCACGCAGGAGTGCGTACGGGTCGCCACGTTCTACCAGGACGTCTTCGGCTTCGGGATCGAGCCGTCGCCCGGCGGCGAACCGTACCGCAGGGTGCTCACGGTCCACGGCCGGCCGATGGCGGGTGTGCAGCACGTCGGCCACCAGGTGGTGCGCGACCGCGGCGCGCACTGGGTGACGTACTTCGCGGTCTCCGACACGGACGCGGCCGCCCGCCGGGTCACCGCGCTCGGCGGAAAGGTGCTGGAGGAGCCGCACGACTCGCGCCACGGCCGGCTGGCCAGGGTCGCGGACCCGGAGGGCGGCACGTTCTCCCTGCTGGCGCGCCCGGCCTGA
- a CDS encoding sulfurtransferase, translated as MRPLITAAELADALDTTTVLDVRWRLGGPPGHGEYAKGHIPGARYVSLETALAAPAGPGGRHPLPEADVFGAEMRAAGVSEDRDVVVYDNENGWGPARAWWLLRWAGHTRVRVLDGGLAAWTAAGRPLSTEEPPAGRGDFVPRPGGMPLLDADGAAALARRGVLLDARAAERYRGDTEPIDRVGGHIPGAVNAPTTENVGADGRFLEADALAERFASLGAKPGAEVGVYCGSGVSAAHEVLALEAAGVPAALYVGSWSEWSRDPARPLATGPTP; from the coding sequence ATGCGACCCCTCATCACCGCGGCCGAACTGGCCGACGCGCTCGACACGACCACCGTTCTCGACGTCCGCTGGCGGCTGGGCGGGCCGCCCGGACACGGCGAGTACGCCAAGGGCCATATCCCCGGGGCCCGCTATGTCTCGCTGGAGACCGCGCTGGCCGCGCCCGCGGGGCCGGGCGGTCGGCACCCGCTGCCCGAAGCCGATGTCTTCGGCGCGGAGATGCGGGCCGCCGGGGTGAGCGAGGACCGGGACGTCGTCGTGTACGACAACGAGAACGGGTGGGGTCCGGCGCGCGCCTGGTGGCTGCTGCGGTGGGCCGGGCACACGCGGGTGCGGGTGCTGGACGGGGGGCTCGCCGCGTGGACGGCGGCGGGGCGGCCGCTCAGTACGGAGGAGCCTCCGGCGGGGCGGGGGGACTTCGTGCCGCGGCCCGGGGGGATGCCGCTGCTCGACGCGGACGGGGCGGCGGCGCTGGCGCGGCGCGGGGTGCTGCTCGACGCGCGGGCGGCCGAGCGGTACCGGGGTGACACGGAGCCGATCGACCGGGTCGGCGGGCACATTCCCGGCGCGGTCAACGCGCCGACGACGGAGAACGTCGGGGCGGACGGGCGCTTCCTGGAGGCGGACGCGTTGGCGGAACGGTTCGCGTCCTTGGGCGCGAAGCCGGGGGCCGAGGTCGGGGTCTACTGCGGGTCGGGGGTGTCCGCCGCGCACGAGGTTCTCGCCCTGGAGGCGGCGGGCGTTCCCGCGGCGCTGTACGTCGGCTCCTGGAGCGAATGGTCCCGCGACCCCGCCCGCCCCCTCGCCACGGGCCCCACGCCCTAA
- the sepH gene encoding septation protein SepH, producing the protein MTSAGTIREVTVPELRVVAVSNDGTRLVLKAADSTEYTLPIDERLRAAVRNDRARLGQIEIEVESHLRPRDIQARIRAGASAEEVAQMGGIPVERVRRFEGPVLAERAFMAERARKTSVRRQGETTGPQLGEAVAERLLLRGAEKDTVLWDSWRRDDGTWEVLLVYRVAGEPHSASWTYDPPRRLVQAVDDEARSLIGETAQTQAQEPSFPFVPRIARLPRDRPLDRSLDRQIDRSDREARAEERAEPEERDSLTSLLEAVPSFRGDMVVPAPPMNPPDAAPAAEIPEESVEEAAPAASAGAGSAYADVLMPRAVAGHRDRLVGTTDRQAEADGVRPGRRATVPSWDEIVFGSRRKKE; encoded by the coding sequence GTGACGTCGGCAGGCACCATCCGGGAGGTAACCGTGCCCGAACTGCGCGTCGTGGCCGTCAGCAACGACGGCACACGACTGGTGCTCAAGGCTGCCGACAGTACGGAATACACGCTTCCCATCGACGAGCGGCTGCGGGCCGCGGTCCGCAACGACCGGGCCCGGCTCGGCCAGATCGAGATCGAAGTCGAGAGCCATCTTCGCCCCCGGGACATCCAGGCGCGGATACGTGCCGGTGCGTCGGCCGAGGAAGTCGCCCAGATGGGCGGTATTCCGGTCGAACGGGTACGGCGCTTCGAGGGTCCCGTGCTCGCCGAGCGCGCGTTCATGGCCGAGCGGGCCAGAAAGACCTCGGTACGGCGTCAGGGCGAGACCACCGGGCCCCAGTTGGGCGAGGCGGTCGCCGAACGCCTGCTGCTGCGCGGCGCGGAGAAGGACACCGTGCTGTGGGACTCCTGGCGCCGTGACGACGGCACGTGGGAGGTGCTGCTCGTCTACCGGGTGGCCGGTGAGCCGCACTCCGCGAGTTGGACGTACGACCCGCCGCGCCGGCTCGTCCAGGCGGTGGACGACGAGGCCAGGTCGCTGATCGGCGAGACGGCGCAGACGCAGGCGCAGGAGCCGAGCTTCCCGTTCGTGCCGCGGATCGCGCGGCTGCCCAGGGACCGTCCGCTGGACCGGTCCCTGGACCGCCAGATCGATCGGTCCGACCGCGAGGCGCGAGCCGAGGAGCGGGCGGAGCCGGAGGAGCGGGACTCGCTCACGAGCCTGCTCGAAGCGGTGCCGAGTTTCCGGGGCGACATGGTGGTGCCCGCGCCGCCGATGAACCCGCCGGACGCCGCGCCCGCGGCGGAGATTCCGGAGGAGAGCGTCGAGGAGGCGGCTCCGGCCGCCAGCGCGGGGGCGGGGTCGGCGTACGCGGACGTCCTGATGCCGAGGGCTGTCGCCGGGCACCGGGACCGGCTGGTCGGCACGACGGACCGGCAGGCCGAGGCGGACGGCGTCCGTCCGGGGCGCCGGGCGACGGTGCCCAGCTGGGACGAGATCGTCTTCGGCAGCCGCCGCAAAAAGGAGTAA
- a CDS encoding D-arabinono-1,4-lactone oxidase has product MGGTAMRPTTGSTGRAAGRVWRNWAGNVTARPRRSVAPASVDELAAVLGAAAADGLTAKAVGSGHSFTAAAATDGVLIRPDGLTAIRAIDHAAGTVTVEAGVQLGQLNAALAAAGLSLTNMGDIMVQTVAGAISTGTHGTGRDSASIAAQITALELVTADGSVLNCSADENPEVFAAARIGLGALGVVSAVTFAVEPVFLLTAREEPMPFRRVMAEFDRLTAENEHFEFYWFPHTDSCNTKRNNRSQGPAAPVPAVRGWIDDELLSNGVFQAACALGRAAPATIPGLARISSRALSARTYTDIPYKVFTSPRRVRFVEMEYAVPREAAVEAIRELKAMLEHSDLRVSFPVEVRVAPADDITLSTASGRESAYVAVHMYRGSRYQEYFTAVERIMTAVGGRPHWGKVHTRDAEYFRTVYPRFEEFTALRDRLDPGRLFGNDYLRRVLGS; this is encoded by the coding sequence ATGGGCGGAACAGCGATGAGGCCGACGACCGGTTCGACGGGCAGGGCAGCCGGGAGGGTGTGGCGTAACTGGGCGGGCAATGTCACGGCCCGGCCCCGCCGCAGTGTCGCGCCCGCGTCCGTGGACGAGCTGGCGGCGGTGCTCGGCGCGGCCGCCGCGGACGGGCTGACGGCTAAGGCAGTCGGCTCCGGGCACTCCTTCACCGCGGCCGCGGCCACCGACGGGGTGCTGATCCGCCCCGACGGGCTGACCGCGATCCGGGCCATCGACCACGCGGCGGGCACCGTCACGGTCGAGGCGGGCGTCCAGCTCGGTCAGCTCAACGCGGCGCTGGCCGCGGCGGGACTGTCGCTGACGAACATGGGCGACATCATGGTGCAGACCGTCGCGGGCGCCATCAGCACCGGCACGCACGGCACCGGCCGCGACTCGGCGTCCATAGCCGCGCAGATCACGGCACTTGAGCTGGTGACCGCGGACGGCTCGGTGCTCAACTGCTCGGCGGACGAGAACCCCGAGGTGTTCGCCGCGGCCCGGATCGGCCTGGGCGCGCTCGGCGTGGTCAGCGCGGTGACCTTCGCGGTGGAGCCGGTCTTCCTGCTGACCGCCCGCGAGGAACCGATGCCGTTCCGCCGGGTGATGGCCGAGTTCGACCGGCTGACCGCGGAGAACGAGCACTTCGAGTTCTACTGGTTCCCGCACACCGACAGCTGCAACACCAAGCGCAACAACCGCAGTCAGGGCCCGGCCGCCCCGGTTCCGGCGGTCCGCGGCTGGATCGACGACGAGTTGCTGTCCAACGGTGTCTTCCAGGCCGCCTGCGCGCTCGGCCGGGCGGCGCCCGCGACCATCCCGGGCCTGGCCAGGATCTCCAGCCGCGCGCTGTCCGCCCGTACGTACACCGACATTCCGTACAAGGTGTTCACCAGCCCGCGCCGGGTGCGCTTCGTGGAGATGGAGTACGCGGTGCCGCGCGAGGCCGCCGTGGAGGCGATCCGCGAGCTCAAGGCCATGCTGGAGCACTCGGACCTGCGGGTGAGCTTCCCGGTGGAGGTACGGGTCGCGCCGGCCGACGACATCACGCTGTCGACGGCTTCCGGGCGGGAGAGCGCCTATGTGGCGGTGCACATGTACCGGGGCAGCCGTTACCAGGAGTACTTCACCGCCGTCGAGCGGATCATGACGGCGGTGGGCGGACGGCCGCACTGGGGCAAGGTGCACACCCGGGACGCGGAGTATTTCCGTACGGTCTACCCGCGGTTCGAGGAGTTCACCGCGCTGCGGGACCGGTTGGACCCGGGGCGGCTGTTCGGCAACGACTACTTGCGCCGGGTGCTCGGTTCATAG
- a CDS encoding MFS transporter yields the protein MTSPYRAIFTTPGAKAFSAAGLVGRMPLSMLGIGVVTMISQVTGRYGLAGALAAALALSGAACGPQVSRLVDRYGQRRVLRPVSVVTVVSVGALLVAVKAGAPDWVYFVCVPGAGLTPSMGAMVRARWSAIHRGSPELLHTAYSLESVVDEIVFILGPILSIGLCTVWFAEAGPLLAVVFLGVGVLLLTAQRATEPPPHPRDDLSRGSALRSPGMPVLVGVFVGTGALFGAVDVSTVAFADEQGHKALASLVLASYALGSCLAGLVFGLLTPRGTPTGRFLVGIAAMAVSMIPPLLVGNLWFLAGALFLSGLTIAPTMVTAMGLVEQLVPRARLTEGITWTSTGLAVGVAVGAAVAGRVIDAHGATAAFAVPACAALVAVAVAFLGHGRLRPAPEREEKRANGRNSDEADDRFDGQGSREGVA from the coding sequence TTGACCAGCCCGTACCGTGCGATATTCACCACCCCGGGCGCCAAGGCGTTCTCCGCCGCCGGACTGGTCGGGCGAATGCCGCTGTCGATGCTGGGAATCGGCGTCGTCACCATGATCTCGCAGGTGACCGGGCGTTACGGGCTCGCGGGCGCGCTCGCCGCGGCCCTCGCGCTGTCCGGCGCCGCCTGCGGTCCGCAGGTCTCCCGGCTGGTCGACCGGTACGGGCAGCGGCGGGTGCTGCGGCCGGTGTCCGTGGTGACGGTCGTCTCGGTCGGGGCGCTGCTGGTGGCGGTGAAAGCCGGGGCGCCGGACTGGGTGTACTTCGTCTGCGTGCCGGGCGCCGGGCTGACCCCGAGCATGGGCGCGATGGTCCGGGCCCGCTGGTCGGCGATCCACCGCGGCTCCCCCGAACTCCTGCACACCGCGTACTCGCTGGAGTCGGTGGTCGACGAGATCGTCTTCATCCTCGGCCCGATCCTGTCCATCGGCCTGTGCACGGTCTGGTTCGCCGAGGCCGGGCCGCTGCTGGCCGTGGTCTTCCTCGGCGTCGGAGTGCTGCTGCTGACCGCCCAGCGCGCCACCGAGCCGCCGCCGCACCCGCGCGACGACCTCAGCCGCGGCTCCGCGCTGCGCTCGCCGGGCATGCCCGTGCTGGTGGGGGTCTTCGTGGGCACCGGCGCGCTGTTCGGCGCGGTCGACGTGTCCACGGTCGCGTTCGCCGACGAGCAGGGCCACAAGGCGCTGGCCAGCCTGGTGCTGGCCTCGTACGCGCTCGGGTCGTGCCTGGCCGGGCTGGTGTTCGGGCTGCTCACCCCGCGCGGCACCCCGACCGGCCGGTTCCTGGTGGGCATAGCGGCGATGGCTGTGAGTATGATCCCGCCACTACTGGTCGGGAACTTGTGGTTTCTGGCCGGGGCGCTGTTCCTCTCGGGCCTGACCATCGCTCCGACGATGGTGACCGCGATGGGTCTGGTCGAACAGCTGGTACCGCGGGCGCGGCTGACCGAGGGCATCACGTGGACCTCCACGGGGCTCGCGGTGGGGGTCGCCGTCGGAGCGGCGGTCGCCGGCCGGGTGATCGACGCCCATGGGGCCACGGCGGCCTTCGCGGTGCCCGCCTGCGCGGCGCTCGTCGCCGTGGCGGTGGCGTTCCTCGGACATGGCCGGCTGCGGCCGGCCCCGGAGCGGGAGGAGAAACGCGCGAATGGGCGGAACAGCGATGAGGCCGACGACCGGTTCGACGGGCAGGGCAGCCGGGAGGGTGTGGCGTAA
- a CDS encoding ferrochelatase has product MSDQPHAPLPPDPAGPGNAPDAGPYDALLLLSFGGPEGPDDVVPFLENVTRGRGIPRERLKEVGKHYFLFGGVSPINAQNRALLDAIRKDFADHGLDLPVYWGNRNWAPYLTDTLREMTDAGHRRILVLATSAYASYSGCRQYRENLAASLAELAAEGREVPRVDKLRHYFNHPGFVEPMAEAVLTALAALPEDVRDGARLAFTTHSIPTAAAETSGPVQGHGRGHGGEYVAEHLDTAEVIVDAVREATGVDRPWQLVYQSRSGAPHIPWLEPDICDHLEEVYAAGATAVVMVPIGFVSDHMEVKYDLDTEATAKAAELGLPVSRAATVGADPRFAAAVRDLVLERAATERGLHPARCALGALGPSHDICPAGCCPARNPLPAAAGTD; this is encoded by the coding sequence ATGTCCGATCAGCCCCACGCGCCACTGCCGCCCGACCCCGCCGGCCCCGGCAACGCCCCCGACGCCGGTCCGTACGACGCCCTGCTGCTGCTCTCCTTCGGCGGCCCCGAGGGACCCGACGACGTGGTGCCGTTCCTGGAGAACGTCACCCGCGGCCGGGGCATCCCCCGTGAACGGCTCAAGGAGGTCGGCAAGCACTACTTCCTCTTCGGCGGCGTCAGCCCGATCAACGCGCAGAACCGCGCGCTGCTCGACGCGATCCGTAAGGACTTCGCCGACCACGGACTCGACCTGCCGGTGTACTGGGGCAACCGCAACTGGGCGCCGTATCTGACCGACACCCTGCGGGAGATGACCGACGCCGGGCACCGCCGGATCCTGGTGCTGGCCACCAGCGCCTACGCCTCGTACTCCGGCTGCCGCCAGTACCGGGAGAATCTGGCCGCCTCCCTCGCGGAACTGGCCGCCGAGGGCCGTGAGGTGCCCCGGGTGGACAAGCTGCGGCACTACTTCAACCACCCCGGCTTCGTCGAGCCGATGGCCGAGGCCGTGCTGACCGCGCTCGCCGCTCTGCCCGAGGACGTACGGGACGGCGCCCGGCTCGCCTTCACCACCCACTCCATCCCGACGGCCGCCGCCGAGACCTCGGGACCGGTGCAGGGCCACGGGCGCGGCCACGGCGGCGAGTACGTCGCCGAGCACCTGGACACCGCGGAGGTGATCGTCGACGCGGTGCGCGAGGCCACCGGCGTCGACCGCCCCTGGCAGCTCGTCTACCAGTCGCGCAGTGGCGCCCCGCACATCCCCTGGCTGGAACCGGACATCTGCGACCACCTCGAAGAGGTGTACGCGGCGGGCGCGACGGCCGTGGTGATGGTGCCGATCGGCTTCGTCTCGGACCACATGGAGGTCAAGTACGACCTCGACACCGAGGCCACCGCGAAGGCCGCGGAACTCGGCCTGCCGGTTTCCCGCGCCGCGACCGTCGGCGCCGACCCCCGGTTCGCCGCCGCCGTGCGCGACCTGGTGCTGGAACGGGCCGCGACCGAACGCGGTCTGCACCCGGCCCGCTGCGCCCTGGGTGCCCTCGGCCCCAGCCACGACATCTGCCCCGCGGGGTGCTGCCCGGCCAGGAACCCCCTGCCGGCCGCCGCGGGAACCGACTGA
- a CDS encoding inositol monophosphatase family protein → MSTPATGQPEATGEDAELLEIALEAARRAGALLRDGRPADLGVAATKTSPIDVVTEMDIAAEKLITSYIGRLRPDDGFLGEEGASSPGTSGIRWVIDPLDGTVNYLYGLPSWAVSIAAERDGEAVVGVVEAPMRGETYQAVLGGGAYVNGVAARCRPAPDFSHALVATGFSYLRERRVAMAEVIKVLLPQVRDIRRGGSAAIDLADVGCGRLDAYYERGLNPWDLAAGALFAREAGALTGGRPGEPASGELTVAAPPGLFEPLQTLLDKAGAWHD, encoded by the coding sequence ATGAGCACACCAGCGACCGGACAGCCCGAGGCGACCGGCGAGGACGCCGAACTGCTGGAGATCGCCCTGGAGGCAGCCCGCCGGGCCGGCGCCCTGCTGCGCGACGGGCGCCCCGCCGACCTCGGCGTGGCCGCGACCAAGACCAGCCCGATCGACGTCGTCACCGAGATGGACATCGCCGCCGAGAAGCTGATCACCTCCTACATCGGACGGCTCCGTCCGGACGACGGCTTCCTCGGCGAGGAGGGCGCGAGCAGTCCGGGCACCAGCGGCATCCGCTGGGTGATCGACCCGCTGGACGGGACCGTGAACTACCTCTACGGGCTGCCGTCCTGGGCGGTCAGCATCGCCGCCGAGCGGGACGGCGAGGCGGTGGTCGGCGTGGTCGAGGCGCCGATGCGCGGCGAGACGTATCAGGCGGTGCTCGGCGGCGGCGCGTACGTCAACGGCGTGGCGGCGCGCTGCCGGCCGGCCCCGGACTTCTCGCATGCCCTGGTCGCCACCGGCTTCAGCTATCTGCGCGAGCGGCGGGTGGCGATGGCCGAGGTGATCAAGGTCCTGCTGCCGCAGGTCAGGGACATCCGCAGGGGAGGTTCGGCCGCCATCGACCTGGCCGACGTGGGCTGCGGACGGCTGGACGCCTACTACGAGCGCGGGCTGAACCCGTGGGACCTGGCCGCCGGCGCTCTCTTCGCCCGGGAGGCGGGCGCGCTCACCGGAGGGCGGCCGGGCGAACCCGCCTCCGGCGAGCTGACGGTGGCCGCGCCCCCCGGCCTCTTCGAGCCGCTTCAGACGCTTCTGGACAAGGCCGGCGCCTGGCACGACTGA
- a CDS encoding response regulator transcription factor produces the protein MRVLVVEDEQLLADAVATGLRREAMAVDVVYDGGAALERIGVNDYDVVVLDRDLPVVHGDEVCRRVVELGLPTRVLMLTAAGDVSDRVEGLELGADDYLPKPFAFTELTARVRALGRRTTAALPPVLQRSGIRLDPNRREVFREGAEVHLAPKEFAVLEVLMRSEGSVVSAEQLLEKAWDENTDPFTNVVRVTVMTLRRKLGEPPVIVTVPGSGYRI, from the coding sequence TTGCGCGTACTGGTCGTCGAGGACGAGCAACTGCTCGCCGATGCGGTTGCCACCGGCCTGCGCCGCGAGGCCATGGCCGTCGATGTGGTCTACGACGGCGGTGCCGCCCTGGAGCGGATCGGGGTCAACGACTACGACGTGGTCGTCCTCGACCGCGACCTGCCGGTCGTGCACGGCGACGAGGTCTGCCGCCGGGTCGTCGAGCTCGGCCTGCCCACCCGGGTGCTGATGCTGACCGCGGCCGGCGACGTCAGCGACCGCGTGGAGGGCCTGGAGCTGGGCGCCGACGACTACCTGCCCAAGCCCTTCGCGTTCACCGAACTGACCGCCCGGGTGCGCGCGCTCGGCCGCCGTACGACCGCCGCCCTGCCGCCGGTACTCCAGCGCTCCGGCATCCGGCTCGACCCCAACCGCCGCGAGGTGTTCCGGGAGGGCGCCGAGGTGCACCTGGCGCCCAAGGAGTTCGCCGTCCTCGAGGTCCTGATGCGCAGCGAGGGCTCGGTGGTCTCCGCCGAGCAGCTGCTGGAGAAGGCGTGGGACGAGAACACCGACCCGTTCACCAATGTGGTGCGGGTCACCGTGATGACCCTGCGGCGCAAGCTCGGCGAGCCCCCGGTGATCGTCACCGTGCCCGGCTCCGGTTACCGGATCTGA